Proteins from a single region of Nodularia sp. LEGE 06071:
- a CDS encoding SH3 domain-containing protein, with translation MFFNVLKFILGFVLAIAILTGSGVAVALYFINRTFIPPAKPLFANDSPSLQAQAPEGTEVKTTSTPTPKPTPTPAPTPTPTPTDTLPPGAYRGLVTWPEGLSVRSQPSMDAERIAGVAINEELIVLEESQDKSWQKIRTQGEQEGWIKIGNIQRVEE, from the coding sequence ATGTTTTTTAATGTCCTAAAATTTATACTCGGCTTTGTTTTAGCGATCGCCATTTTAACGGGTAGCGGTGTTGCAGTTGCCCTCTATTTCATTAATCGAACTTTCATCCCCCCAGCTAAACCTTTGTTTGCAAATGATAGTCCTTCGTTGCAAGCCCAAGCGCCTGAAGGGACTGAGGTAAAAACTACATCGACACCGACACCTAAACCGACACCTACCCCAGCACCGACACCTACCCCAACTCCCACGGACACATTACCACCGGGAGCTTACCGAGGACTTGTGACATGGCCGGAAGGATTGAGTGTGCGATCTCAACCAAGCATGGATGCTGAACGGATTGCTGGAGTTGCTATTAATGAAGAACTGATTGTACTGGAAGAAAGTCAGGATAAAAGTTGGCAAAAGATTCGCACACAAGGGGAACAAGAAGGTTGGATAAAAATAGGTAATATTCAACGGGTTGAAGAATAA
- a CDS encoding AAA family ATPase — protein sequence MNFREEFKLLLRARYPLIYIPTYEEERVETAIREEAANQGNRPVYTWDFVDGYQGNPNDAGFGKRNPLQALEFVEKLPASAPAVLILRDYHRFLDDVAIARKLRNLARLLKSQPKNLVLLSPRIAIPDDLTEVLTVVEFPLPAAPEIKTEVERLLQSTGSNSLSGKILDDLVRSCQGLSMERIRRVLARAIASHGELQPEDVDLVLEEKRQTIRQTQILDFYPATEQISDIGGLDNLKDWLLRRGGSFSDKARQYGLPHPRGLMLLGIQGTGKSLTAKAIAHHWHLPLLRLDVGRLFGGLVGESESRTRQMIQVAEALAPCVLWIDEIDKGFSGLGSKGDAGTASRVFGTFITWLAEKTSPVFVVATANDIQALPPEMLRKGRFDEIFFVGLPTQDERKAIFNVHLSRLRPHNLKGYDIERLAYETPDFSGAEIEQTLIEAMHIGFSQNRDFTNDDILEAASQIIPLARTAVEQIQQLQEWAASGRARLASKHTPLSDTFGKLR from the coding sequence ATGAATTTTCGTGAAGAATTTAAATTGCTGCTACGCGCCCGCTACCCTTTGATTTATATTCCCACTTATGAGGAGGAACGGGTAGAAACGGCGATTCGGGAAGAAGCCGCAAACCAAGGTAATCGCCCTGTATATACTTGGGATTTTGTGGATGGCTACCAGGGAAACCCCAATGATGCGGGTTTTGGCAAGCGTAACCCGTTGCAAGCTTTGGAATTTGTGGAAAAGTTACCAGCCTCTGCACCTGCTGTCTTGATTTTACGCGATTATCATCGGTTTTTGGATGATGTAGCGATCGCACGCAAACTTCGCAATTTAGCCAGACTCCTCAAATCCCAACCCAAAAATCTGGTCTTGTTGTCACCACGTATCGCCATTCCTGACGATTTAACCGAAGTTCTCACAGTGGTTGAGTTCCCTTTACCCGCCGCCCCAGAAATTAAAACTGAGGTGGAACGCTTACTACAAAGCACTGGTAGCAACTCACTTTCTGGCAAAATTTTGGATGACTTGGTGCGCTCTTGTCAAGGGCTGTCGATGGAACGGATTCGGCGGGTTTTAGCCAGAGCGATCGCATCCCACGGAGAACTGCAACCAGAGGATGTAGACTTGGTTTTGGAGGAAAAGCGCCAAACCATCCGCCAAACCCAAATCCTCGACTTTTACCCCGCCACTGAGCAAATTTCCGATATAGGGGGACTGGATAACCTCAAAGATTGGTTACTGCGTCGGGGAGGCTCATTTAGTGATAAAGCCCGCCAGTACGGATTACCACACCCCCGTGGTTTAATGTTATTAGGTATTCAAGGCACTGGGAAATCTTTAACAGCAAAAGCGATCGCACATCATTGGCATTTACCCCTACTACGCCTCGATGTCGGACGCTTATTTGGTGGTTTAGTCGGTGAATCAGAATCCCGCACTCGCCAAATGATTCAAGTCGCCGAAGCCCTCGCGCCCTGTGTATTGTGGATTGATGAAATAGATAAAGGCTTTTCGGGACTTGGTAGTAAAGGTGATGCAGGTACTGCTAGCCGGGTATTTGGGACTTTTATTACTTGGTTAGCCGAAAAAACCTCCCCGGTGTTTGTGGTTGCCACCGCTAACGATATCCAAGCCCTACCACCGGAAATGCTCCGCAAAGGGCGATTTGATGAAATTTTCTTTGTGGGTTTACCTACCCAAGACGAGAGAAAAGCAATTTTTAACGTTCATTTATCCCGACTGCGCCCCCATAACTTGAAAGGTTATGATATTGAAAGACTAGCTTATGAAACGCCCGATTTTTCTGGGGCTGAGATTGAGCAAACCTTGATTGAAGCGATGCACATTGGATTTAGTCAAAATCGCGATTTTACTAATGACGATATTCTCGAAGCTGCCAGCCAGATCATACCCCTAGCGCGCACGGCTGTGGAACAAATTCAACAACTACAAGAATGGGCTGCATCTGGAAGAGCGCGTTTAGCCTCGAAACACACTCCTTTGAGTGATACCTTCGGTAAGTTACGTTAA
- a CDS encoding P-loop NTPase fold protein → MEEKVLLEKFRQAYRSLDLFPLINYQQVEKFRVDFANHTIARLEQAVEDAPANGKLIFAGHRGCGKSTLLAKFSTQMMEQGYVVTLFSVADMIEMSDINHVNILYAITLTLLNKLQELKINISPDTEKSLREWFTTTQTETVTKDLKSEVGLGGDFFKLITAKLKNEATFREEIKKTYERKVSELAKKADEIAALIQAHTQKQVLVIIDDLDKLDLSLVEEIYKNNINSLFLPKFRIIYTIPIAVIRNNDLLATLQSVTPRVYLMAVCKFFKQGDSHKPDGVPKEELINLFLQILKKRIPEELMEPDTARQIVLKSGGVVRELVRIARECCSQCLLLIRSEPQRTDIKINDEILQLAIKDLRNDFARPLGDKLYSILVTTYNHLTPPDAKSEEFLSLLHGLSVLEYENDDLWYDVHPIVADLLKRKKLI, encoded by the coding sequence ATGGAAGAAAAAGTTTTGTTAGAAAAGTTTCGCCAAGCATATAGATCATTAGACCTATTTCCCCTGATCAATTACCAACAAGTTGAAAAGTTTCGAGTTGATTTTGCTAATCATACAATCGCTCGTTTAGAGCAAGCAGTAGAAGACGCACCTGCTAATGGCAAACTTATATTTGCTGGACATCGAGGTTGTGGTAAGTCTACGCTATTAGCCAAGTTTTCTACACAAATGATGGAACAGGGATATGTAGTTACCTTATTCTCTGTAGCTGACATGATTGAAATGTCAGATATTAATCATGTGAATATTTTGTATGCTATTACCCTAACTCTGTTAAACAAACTTCAAGAACTAAAAATTAATATTTCTCCTGACACCGAAAAGTCTTTAAGAGAATGGTTTACTACCACACAAACAGAAACAGTTACCAAAGACTTAAAATCTGAAGTAGGTCTAGGTGGCGATTTTTTCAAATTAATCACCGCGAAACTTAAAAATGAAGCGACATTTCGAGAAGAAATTAAAAAAACCTATGAACGAAAAGTTTCGGAACTAGCGAAAAAAGCTGATGAAATTGCTGCCCTGATTCAAGCACATACTCAAAAACAAGTTTTAGTAATAATTGATGATTTAGATAAACTCGATTTAAGTTTAGTAGAAGAAATTTATAAAAATAATATCAATTCTTTATTTCTACCCAAATTTAGAATCATTTACACAATTCCCATTGCGGTAATTCGTAATAATGATTTACTGGCGACATTACAATCAGTTACACCACGCGTATATTTGATGGCAGTTTGTAAGTTCTTTAAGCAAGGAGATAGCCATAAACCTGACGGAGTACCAAAGGAAGAATTAATAAACTTGTTTCTGCAAATCCTCAAAAAGCGGATTCCTGAAGAATTAATGGAACCAGATACTGCAAGGCAAATTGTCTTAAAAAGTGGTGGTGTAGTCAGAGAATTGGTGAGAATAGCTAGAGAATGTTGCTCTCAGTGTTTGCTATTAATTCGTTCTGAACCACAGCGAACCGATATCAAAATTAATGATGAAATTCTGCAATTAGCAATCAAAGATTTGCGAAATGATTTTGCTCGTCCGTTGGGCGATAAATTATATAGCATATTAGTAACAACCTACAATCATCTGACACCTCCAGACGCAAAAAGTGAAGAATTTCTTTCTTTACTACATGGATTGTCTGTACTGGAATATGAAAATGATGATTTATGGTATGACGTGCATCCCATTGTGGCAGATTTACTCAAACGTAAAAAGTTGATTTAA